In a genomic window of Flavobacterium lipolyticum:
- a CDS encoding single-stranded DNA-binding protein — protein MNAMKNRVQLIGNVGNDPEIKTLENGRKLAYLNIATNEKYTNDKGEKIEQTEWHRVTAWGKTAEIIEKFVVKGKEIAVEGKLTHRSYDDKNGEKRYVTEVVVNEILLLK, from the coding sequence ATGAATGCAATGAAAAACAGAGTACAGTTAATTGGGAACGTAGGAAACGATCCGGAAATTAAAACATTAGAAAACGGTAGAAAATTAGCGTATTTGAATATCGCTACCAATGAAAAGTATACTAATGACAAAGGAGAAAAAATCGAACAAACCGAATGGCATCGTGTTACAGCCTGGGGCAAAACAGCCGAAATAATCGAAAAGTTTGTAGTGAAAGGTAAAGAAATTGCTGTTGAAGGCAAACTGACTCACCGAAGCTACGACGACAAAAATGGTGAAAAAAGATATGTAACGGAAGTAGTCGTAAATGAAATTTTACTATTGAAGTAA
- a CDS encoding bifunctional GNAT family N-acetyltransferase/carbon-nitrogen hydrolase family protein: protein MQTKINKVELRNLEFDDYKQLKDSMVESYPEMADSYWKEDDIKRLLSIFPEGQLVILADGKVVGSALSLIVDEKLIDKRHNYKQATGNHTFSTHNKNAEILYGIDVFIHPNYRGLRLGRRLYDARKELCEQLNLKAIVFAGRIPNYAQHSKKLTPKNYIDKVKHKELHDPVLSFQLSNDFHVLRIIKNYLEGDEESKEFAVLLEWNNVYYDESPKLINLEKSVIRLGLIQWQMRPLNNIEEFFEQAEFFIDVVSGYGSDFALFPELFIAPLMADYNHLSEAEAIRELARYSDPIRKRFQEFAISYNINIITGSMPYLDNGNLYNVGFLCKRDGTSEIYTKIHVTPNEVQHWGMKGGSQFKTFDTDCGKIGILICYDVEFPELSRIMANEGMNILFVPFLTDTQNAYTRVKHCSQARAIENECYVAIAGCVGNLPKVNNMDIQYAQASVFTPSDFAFPSNGIKAEATPNTEMTLIVDVDLNLLKQLHEHGSVRTLKDRRTDLYEIKKIDS from the coding sequence ATGCAGACAAAAATCAATAAAGTTGAATTGCGTAATTTGGAATTTGACGACTACAAGCAGCTAAAAGATTCTATGGTAGAATCCTATCCCGAGATGGCAGATTCGTACTGGAAAGAGGACGATATTAAAAGACTACTTTCTATTTTTCCTGAAGGGCAGCTCGTCATACTAGCAGATGGAAAAGTCGTTGGATCGGCCTTATCCTTAATTGTCGATGAAAAGCTAATCGACAAAAGACACAATTACAAACAAGCAACAGGAAACCATACTTTTTCTACCCATAATAAAAATGCAGAGATCCTCTATGGAATCGATGTTTTTATTCACCCTAACTATCGCGGTTTACGTCTCGGCCGGCGTTTATACGATGCCCGAAAAGAGCTTTGCGAACAGTTAAATCTGAAAGCCATCGTTTTTGCCGGCAGAATTCCAAACTATGCCCAGCATTCTAAAAAGCTTACTCCAAAAAACTATATCGACAAGGTAAAACATAAAGAACTGCACGATCCGGTACTTTCGTTTCAGTTAAGTAATGACTTCCATGTATTGCGAATTATTAAAAACTACCTTGAAGGTGACGAAGAGTCGAAAGAGTTTGCGGTACTTTTAGAATGGAACAATGTGTATTACGATGAAAGTCCAAAACTAATTAACCTCGAAAAAAGTGTCATCCGTTTGGGACTGATTCAATGGCAAATGCGTCCGCTGAACAATATTGAAGAATTTTTCGAGCAGGCCGAATTTTTTATTGATGTCGTTTCGGGTTACGGAAGTGATTTTGCTTTGTTTCCCGAGCTTTTTATAGCTCCTTTAATGGCCGATTACAATCATTTATCTGAAGCCGAAGCCATTCGGGAACTGGCCCGATATTCAGACCCTATCCGAAAGCGTTTTCAGGAATTTGCTATTTCATACAATATCAATATCATTACCGGAAGCATGCCTTATCTGGACAATGGAAACCTTTACAATGTTGGTTTTCTTTGCAAAAGAGACGGAACTTCGGAGATCTACACTAAAATCCATGTAACTCCCAATGAAGTACAGCATTGGGGAATGAAAGGCGGCTCTCAGTTTAAAACTTTTGATACGGATTGCGGAAAAATCGGCATTCTGATTTGCTATGATGTTGAATTTCCGGAACTTTCAAGAATTATGGCCAACGAGGGAATGAACATTTTGTTCGTGCCATTTTTAACCGACACTCAAAACGCCTACACCAGAGTGAAACACTGTTCGCAGGCACGTGCCATCGAAAATGAATGTTATGTCGCTATTGCCGGCTGTGTGGGCAACCTCCCGAAAGTAAACAATATGGACATTCAATATGCTCAGGCCTCTGTTTTTACACCTTCTGATTTTGCTTTTCCGAGTAATGGAATAAAAGCCGAAGCAACGCCAAATACAGAAATGACTCTTATAGTTGATGTTGATCTAAACCTGCTGAAACAACTTCACGAACATGGGAGTGTACGCACATTAAAAGATCGAAGAACCGATTTGTACGAAATTAAAAAGATAGATTCATGA
- a CDS encoding DUF2461 domain-containing protein, giving the protein MKNDITIPKSSLDFLSLLKENNNKPWFEIHKPEYLIELNHIETFSGALLQELSKTDVLETASGKKSVYRIYRDIRFSKDKTPFKTFWGGSYTRATKERRGGYYFHLEKGNSFLAGGFWGPNAADLKRIRAEFGHDSQAMQKILQSESFISTFGTLQGEQLKTAPKGYDINHEAIDLLRFKSFLLIKRFTDEEVLSPLFLEQALTTFKNMRPFFDYMSEILTTDINGVSIL; this is encoded by the coding sequence ATGAAAAACGACATTACGATACCCAAATCCTCACTTGATTTTTTATCTCTGCTTAAAGAAAACAATAACAAGCCCTGGTTTGAGATACATAAGCCCGAATATCTAATCGAGCTAAATCATATTGAAACTTTTTCAGGTGCTTTGCTTCAGGAACTCTCTAAAACAGATGTACTGGAAACAGCTTCCGGCAAAAAAAGCGTATACAGAATCTATCGTGACATTCGCTTTTCTAAAGACAAAACTCCTTTTAAAACCTTTTGGGGAGGCAGTTACACCAGAGCAACAAAAGAAAGACGCGGCGGTTATTATTTTCATCTCGAAAAAGGAAATAGTTTTCTGGCCGGCGGTTTTTGGGGACCAAATGCAGCAGATCTCAAACGCATCCGAGCCGAATTTGGTCACGACTCTCAAGCCATGCAGAAAATACTCCAGTCAGAATCTTTTATCAGCACTTTTGGGACTTTGCAGGGAGAACAACTTAAAACGGCTCCCAAGGGCTACGACATAAACCATGAAGCGATAGATTTGCTCCGATTCAAATCGTTTCTGCTTATCAAACGTTTTACGGATGAGGAAGTTCTGAGTCCTCTTTTTCTGGAACAGGCTCTCACTACTTTTAAAAATATGAGACCCTTTTTTGATTATATGAGTGAAATATTAACGACAGATATTAACGGAGTTTCTATCCTCTAA
- a CDS encoding chloramphenicol acetyltransferase, with protein sequence MKTLLDLENWNRKEHFAHFIQMEEPFFGATVEIDCTQAYETAKSLESSFFIYYLHKTLVAVNAIENFRYRISGDQIYINDQIDASATIGREDGTFGFSFIEYHPDFKTFEKTALQEIERIQNTTGLFTRSFENDNLIHFSAIPWLNFTSLSHARSFTFPDSCPKVSFGKMMVSPTGKRTIAMSVHVHHALMDGLHMGQFVDYFQELMNQ encoded by the coding sequence ATGAAAACACTTTTAGACTTAGAAAACTGGAATAGAAAAGAACACTTTGCACACTTCATTCAAATGGAAGAACCCTTTTTTGGTGCTACCGTCGAGATTGATTGTACGCAGGCCTACGAAACGGCCAAAAGTCTCGAATCCTCCTTTTTTATTTATTATTTGCACAAGACACTGGTTGCCGTAAATGCAATCGAAAATTTTAGATACCGAATTTCGGGAGATCAGATTTACATCAATGACCAAATCGATGCCTCAGCAACCATCGGACGTGAAGATGGCACTTTCGGATTTTCATTTATAGAATACCATCCTGATTTTAAAACCTTCGAAAAAACGGCTTTACAGGAAATAGAACGCATTCAGAATACCACGGGACTTTTTACAAGGTCTTTTGAAAATGATAATTTAATTCACTTCTCGGCAATTCCGTGGTTGAACTTTACGTCACTTTCACATGCCCGCAGTTTTACCTTTCCGGACAGCTGCCCAAAGGTTTCTTTCGGAAAAATGATGGTTTCACCAACCGGAAAAAGAACCATTGCCATGTCTGTTCATGTGCATCACGCCTTAATGGATGGATTACACATGGGACAATTTGTGGATTATTTTCAGGAATTAATGAATCAATAA
- a CDS encoding ferritin gives MLSKNIEIALNKQIRIEAESSQTYLSMACWAEVHGLEGIAQFMYTQSDEERAHMLKLIKYVNERGGHSHITDLKAPKTSYSTFKEMFEELYNHELFVSKSINELVHITFEEKDYATHNFLQWYVSEQIEEEATAKSILDKINLIGDDKGGLYLFDRDIQQLTVTSSIAINPK, from the coding sequence ATGTTATCAAAAAATATCGAAATAGCTTTAAACAAGCAAATCCGCATAGAGGCAGAATCTTCGCAAACCTACCTTTCTATGGCTTGTTGGGCTGAAGTACACGGACTGGAAGGAATTGCGCAATTTATGTACACACAGTCAGACGAAGAGCGCGCACACATGCTAAAGTTAATAAAGTATGTAAACGAACGCGGTGGTCACTCTCATATTACCGATTTGAAAGCGCCTAAAACATCTTATTCGACTTTCAAAGAAATGTTTGAGGAACTTTACAACCATGAACTTTTTGTTTCAAAATCAATCAACGAATTGGTACACATTACTTTTGAAGAAAAAGATTATGCAACACATAATTTCTTACAATGGTATGTTTCTGAACAAATCGAAGAAGAAGCGACTGCTAAGTCAATCTTAGATAAAATCAACTTAATTGGAGATGACAAAGGCGGACTATACTTGTTCGACCGTGATATTCAACAATTAACGGTTACAAGTTCGATCGCTATCAACCCAAAATAA